In Nitrospira sp., one genomic interval encodes:
- the hflX gene encoding GTPase HflX, translating into MPASVVLTSELARTTCQLSREIRRPIGLLITRRGIVDQVLIGAACVPTFESLARFRVGPHSLRGLRLIRTDLHEEPLTQEDLTQLALLRLDLIGSLGTNEDGEPTLLHLAHLLPLNPQGQVCQIMKPVPFHQLNFPFDVFIQSLDSELLRAETTHTVGGQAEAAILISASPKSRGEQEEHLEELQELAESAGVRVLDRMVQRTHEDYQRFLLGKGKLKEVVVRALQQGADLLIFDQDLAPAQARAIAEVTDLKVIDRTQLILDIFARRAHTREGKVQVELAQLRYLLPRLSGHGTSLSRLGGGIGTRGPGETKLETDRRRIRDRIAHLERELERFARHQDQRRARRVRQALPILSIVGYTNAGKSTLLNALTHSRVAAQDRLFDTLDTTSRRLRFPEDRELIVTDTVGFIRDLPKDLVGAFRTTLEELRDADLLLHVVDASAQDIDLQISAVESVLRSLDLEHLPKVLVLNKCDRLSPHERLVLCQRYRAIGISALQRETLRPLIAHLASLLPAPSTSQDRLGEHEPNSLKLALASHD; encoded by the coding sequence GTGCCTGCCTCGGTCGTCCTCACATCGGAGTTGGCCCGAACCACCTGCCAGCTCAGCCGAGAGATTCGACGTCCCATTGGTCTTCTCATCACCCGACGCGGCATAGTCGATCAGGTGTTGATCGGCGCTGCGTGCGTCCCCACGTTCGAGTCGTTGGCCAGGTTTCGAGTCGGGCCCCATTCGTTGCGAGGGCTGCGACTGATCCGCACAGACTTGCATGAGGAGCCACTGACCCAGGAAGACCTTACCCAACTGGCGCTACTTCGATTGGACCTGATCGGGAGTCTAGGGACGAATGAAGATGGAGAGCCGACTCTGCTCCATCTCGCGCACCTCCTTCCCCTCAATCCGCAGGGGCAGGTCTGTCAAATCATGAAGCCGGTGCCGTTTCATCAGCTGAATTTTCCGTTTGATGTCTTCATCCAGTCGCTCGATAGCGAACTCCTTCGCGCTGAAACCACGCACACGGTAGGAGGCCAAGCGGAAGCCGCCATACTCATCAGCGCCTCACCGAAGAGCCGGGGAGAGCAGGAGGAGCATCTGGAGGAACTACAGGAACTGGCCGAATCGGCGGGCGTTCGAGTGCTTGACCGGATGGTGCAGCGCACCCATGAGGACTACCAGCGATTTCTGCTCGGGAAGGGCAAGTTGAAAGAAGTCGTGGTCCGTGCGCTCCAGCAAGGCGCGGATCTCTTGATTTTCGATCAGGACCTGGCTCCGGCACAGGCCAGGGCCATCGCGGAGGTCACCGATCTGAAAGTCATCGATCGCACGCAACTGATTCTGGATATCTTCGCTCGGCGGGCGCACACGCGTGAGGGCAAGGTTCAAGTGGAATTGGCGCAACTCCGGTATCTGCTGCCACGCTTATCCGGTCACGGCACCTCCCTATCGCGGCTCGGCGGCGGTATCGGGACCAGAGGGCCAGGCGAAACCAAATTAGAAACCGATCGGCGGCGCATTCGCGATCGCATCGCGCATCTGGAGCGGGAACTCGAGCGATTCGCCCGGCATCAGGATCAGCGGCGGGCCCGCCGTGTGCGTCAGGCACTTCCGATTCTTTCGATCGTGGGCTATACCAATGCCGGTAAGTCGACCTTGCTGAACGCCTTGACCCACAGCCGGGTCGCAGCGCAGGATCGACTCTTCGATACGTTGGATACGACCAGCCGTCGGCTCCGCTTCCCCGAAGATCGTGAGCTGATCGTGACCGATACGGTGGGATTTATCCGTGATTTGCCCAAGGACTTAGTAGGTGCTTTTCGTACGACACTTGAAGAACTGCGCGACGCCGACCTGCTGCTTCATGTGGTGGATGCCTCGGCACAGGACATTGACCTCCAGATTTCCGCCGTGGAAAGCGTGCTGCGGTCGCTTGACTTAGAGCACCTTCCGAAGGTGTTGGTGCTCAACAAATGCGACCGATTGTCACCGCACGAACGCCTTGTCCTTTGTCAGCGGTACCGCGCGATCGGTATCTCGGCCCTTCAACGCGAGACGTTGCGGCCCTTGATCGCCCACCTGGCTAGCTTGCTTCCGGCTCCATCGACTTCGCAGGACCGACTGGGAGAGCACGAACCGAATTCCCTCAAGCTGGCCCTTGCATCTCACGATTAA
- the tsaD gene encoding tRNA (adenosine(37)-N6)-threonylcarbamoyltransferase complex transferase subunit TsaD: MNGHQRARGCFAPILAIETSCDETAAAVLDEHERALANIISSQQALHERFGGVVPELASRAHIQNVEHVTAQALKEAGLSFCDLRAIAVTQGPGLAGALLVGLSYAKALGYALEIPLVGVSHLEGHIASAWIDRPSFPRDCVVLIASGGHTHLFHASADGLRLMGRTIDDAAGEAFDKGAQLLGLGYPGGPRIDKAAQCGRPDAVRFPRSRVRGPQLNFSFSGLKTALLYHLRDMSSSAIEAQRNDLAAGYQEAIVDVLERQAFAAVRQAKVSALAVVGGVSANSRLRARLTARATIEGIELALPSLAYCTDNAAMIAAAGLRALAEGRRASIESEAIPNMALPITPQNPHEYLPG, from the coding sequence ATGAATGGGCATCAACGAGCCAGAGGCTGCTTCGCTCCCATTTTGGCGATAGAAACGTCCTGCGACGAAACCGCAGCGGCCGTTCTGGACGAACACGAACGAGCGCTTGCCAATATCATCTCTTCGCAACAGGCCCTGCACGAACGCTTCGGCGGCGTGGTGCCTGAGCTGGCCTCGCGTGCTCATATTCAGAATGTCGAGCACGTGACCGCGCAGGCCCTGAAGGAAGCCGGTCTTTCTTTTTGCGACCTGCGGGCCATTGCCGTTACTCAGGGGCCGGGTTTAGCCGGAGCACTACTCGTCGGTCTCAGTTACGCAAAAGCACTGGGCTATGCCCTCGAAATTCCGCTGGTGGGAGTCAGCCATCTGGAGGGCCATATTGCCTCGGCTTGGATTGACCGTCCGTCATTTCCAAGAGACTGTGTCGTATTGATTGCGTCGGGTGGCCATACGCACCTCTTCCATGCATCCGCCGATGGGTTGCGCCTCATGGGGCGCACCATCGACGACGCCGCAGGAGAGGCCTTTGACAAGGGAGCGCAGTTGCTCGGCCTAGGGTATCCTGGGGGGCCACGAATCGACAAAGCCGCGCAGTGCGGTCGACCCGACGCGGTCAGGTTTCCGCGTTCGCGCGTCAGGGGACCACAGCTCAACTTCAGCTTCAGCGGATTAAAAACCGCCCTCTTGTACCACCTTCGAGATATGTCCTCGTCTGCTATCGAGGCACAACGGAATGACTTGGCTGCCGGATATCAAGAGGCGATCGTCGACGTGCTGGAGCGCCAGGCCTTTGCAGCCGTTCGCCAAGCAAAGGTGTCTGCCCTTGCCGTGGTCGGGGGAGTCTCTGCCAATTCCCGCTTGCGCGCTCGCTTGACGGCTCGTGCAACCATAGAAGGGATAGAACTGGCATTGCCTTCCCTTGCGTATTGCACCGACAATGCGGCCATGATCGCCGCGGCAGGTCTTCGGGCTCTCGCAGAGGGGCGACGCGCTTCCATCGAGAGCGAAGCGATACCGAACATGGCACTGCCAATAACTCCCCAGAATCCACATGAATACCTGCCCGGATAA
- a CDS encoding ATP-dependent Clp protease ATP-binding subunit, with amino-acid sequence MFERFTDKGRKIIILAREEAERHQNDYLGTEHLVLAILRETDGIALMILKKMGLSTEQIRLEIERNLPGGGTTMTFGEIPFSPRVKKVIEYGVEEARLLGHNHIGSEHLLLGLLREEEGIGGKILRSLGANLLTARQLTVTFLRKSAPRERDRKSNTPALDEFGRDLTQLAQEGQLDPVIGRADEIERVLQILSRRSKNNPVLIGESGVGKTAIVEGLAQRIVASEVPDNLLSRRVIALDLGSLVAGTKYRGQFEERLKVVMKEIVQAGNIIIFIDELHTLVGAGAAEGSIDASNMLKPALSRGEIQCIGATTLDEYRKHIEKDGALKRRFQPIYVQPPSTDETVRIIQGLRDRYEEHHGVEITEDAIVEAVKLSDRYITDRFLPDKAIDLIDETGSRAKLQTYALPSELKALEQELKKISREKELAISMQNFEEAVRHREEEERLRKLLDESKREWKKNQEKHKPTIGKEEVAYVVSKMTGIPLFKLEEEESNKLLRMEEFLHKRVIGQNEAISAVARAIRRSRAGLKEAKKPIGSFIFLGPTGVGKTELARTLAEFLFNSEDALIRIDMSEYQEKFTSSRLFGAPPGYVGYEEGGQLTEKVRRRPYSVVLFDEIEKAHPDVFNVLLQVLDDGVLTDSLGRKVDFKNTVVIMTSNIGTKLIQKGVSLGFQSEEKDGQNLRRKDEVMGELRRSFSPEFLNRIDEIVVFHSLEKEHLINILDILLRELNLRLLEKNVSIEVDDEVKQWLIKEGYEPLYGARPMRRIIQRAIGDPLSEELIKGRFKDNRKIKVVLRDGAPAFIEQEAMAGV; translated from the coding sequence ATGTTCGAACGGTTCACGGACAAGGGTCGCAAGATCATCATCCTGGCACGTGAAGAAGCCGAGCGCCATCAGAACGACTACCTGGGGACCGAACATCTGGTGTTGGCCATCCTTCGGGAAACGGATGGGATCGCGCTAATGATCCTCAAAAAAATGGGGCTCTCGACCGAACAGATTCGGCTCGAGATCGAGCGGAATCTTCCCGGCGGAGGCACCACGATGACGTTCGGGGAAATTCCCTTCAGCCCACGCGTCAAGAAAGTCATCGAGTACGGGGTCGAGGAAGCGCGGTTGCTGGGCCATAACCATATCGGAAGCGAACACCTCCTCCTGGGTCTTCTGCGCGAAGAGGAAGGGATCGGGGGCAAAATCCTTCGGAGTCTCGGTGCCAACCTGCTCACCGCACGACAACTGACCGTCACCTTCCTGAGGAAGTCAGCGCCGCGCGAGCGGGATCGCAAGAGCAATACGCCGGCCTTGGATGAATTCGGACGGGACCTCACGCAGTTGGCGCAGGAAGGGCAGCTGGACCCGGTCATCGGGAGAGCCGATGAAATCGAGCGCGTCCTGCAGATTCTCAGCCGCCGCTCCAAGAACAATCCCGTGCTGATCGGGGAATCGGGTGTCGGCAAGACCGCAATTGTGGAGGGACTGGCCCAACGGATCGTGGCATCGGAAGTCCCGGATAACCTGCTGTCCCGGCGGGTCATTGCCCTGGACCTCGGTTCGTTGGTGGCTGGCACGAAGTATCGCGGGCAGTTTGAAGAGCGCCTGAAAGTAGTCATGAAAGAGATCGTTCAGGCGGGCAACATCATCATCTTCATCGACGAGCTACATACCTTGGTGGGTGCGGGCGCTGCGGAGGGGTCAATCGATGCCTCCAACATGCTCAAGCCGGCACTCTCGCGTGGCGAGATTCAATGCATCGGGGCGACCACGTTGGATGAATACCGTAAGCATATCGAAAAGGACGGGGCGCTCAAACGCCGCTTTCAGCCCATTTACGTGCAACCGCCCAGCACGGATGAAACCGTCCGGATCATCCAAGGATTGCGCGATCGGTACGAAGAACACCATGGTGTGGAAATCACCGAAGACGCGATCGTCGAGGCAGTCAAACTGTCTGACCGCTACATTACCGATCGCTTCCTGCCGGACAAGGCAATCGATCTGATCGATGAAACGGGGTCTCGCGCCAAGTTGCAGACCTATGCCTTGCCGTCCGAACTCAAGGCGCTGGAACAGGAACTCAAGAAAATCTCGCGCGAAAAAGAGTTGGCGATCTCGATGCAAAACTTCGAGGAAGCCGTCCGCCATCGCGAGGAAGAGGAACGCCTGCGGAAGCTGCTTGATGAGTCCAAGCGGGAATGGAAGAAGAATCAGGAGAAGCACAAGCCGACGATCGGAAAGGAAGAGGTCGCGTACGTCGTCTCCAAGATGACGGGCATTCCGCTCTTCAAGCTCGAGGAGGAGGAGTCCAATAAGCTGCTGCGGATGGAGGAATTCCTCCATAAGCGCGTGATCGGCCAGAATGAAGCGATCTCGGCCGTGGCTCGAGCGATCCGTCGATCCAGGGCCGGTCTCAAGGAAGCCAAGAAACCCATCGGGTCCTTTATCTTCCTGGGTCCGACAGGTGTAGGGAAAACCGAGTTGGCCCGAACACTTGCGGAATTCCTCTTCAACAGCGAGGATGCGCTCATCCGCATCGACATGTCGGAATATCAGGAAAAGTTTACGAGTTCCCGTCTTTTCGGAGCCCCTCCTGGGTATGTCGGTTATGAAGAGGGCGGGCAATTGACCGAAAAGGTCCGCCGCCGGCCTTACTCCGTGGTGCTGTTCGACGAAATCGAAAAGGCACATCCCGATGTGTTCAATGTGTTGTTGCAGGTACTCGACGATGGTGTGTTGACCGACAGCCTCGGTCGTAAGGTCGATTTTAAGAATACCGTCGTCATCATGACCTCGAACATCGGCACCAAGTTGATCCAGAAGGGGGTCTCCCTGGGTTTCCAGAGCGAGGAAAAAGACGGCCAAAATCTGCGGCGCAAGGATGAAGTGATGGGCGAGTTACGGCGCTCCTTCAGTCCGGAATTCCTCAACCGCATCGACGAAATCGTGGTCTTCCATTCGCTTGAGAAGGAGCACTTGATCAACATCCTGGATATTCTTTTGCGCGAATTGAATCTACGTTTGCTCGAAAAGAACGTGAGCATCGAGGTGGACGACGAGGTCAAACAGTGGTTGATCAAGGAGGGGTACGAGCCGCTGTACGGCGCCAGACCGATGCGTCGAATCATTCAGCGCGCCATCGGCGACCCGCTGTCCGAAGAACTCATCAAGGGCCGATTCAAGGACAACCGCAAGATCAAGGTCGTTCTGCGCGACGGCGCCCCTGCGTTCATCGAGCAGGAAGCCATGGCAGGCGTGTAA
- a CDS encoding NAD(+)/NADH kinase translates to MKSKSIGILTKPKFPEVKSTVQAVVTWLRSRSIDVLLDTTATALLEEPGGYQKTQLAGKADVLLVLGGDGTMLNAARLAGERGIPILGVNMGGLGFLTEVMLENLYPSLERVFANDYVLDERLMLKTHVHRHGETVARGVVLNDVVISKGTLARMIELRIAIQGQFVTNLRGDGLIVSTPTGSTAYSLSAGGPIINPAVQALILTPICPHTLTHRPLIVPADAQIEVVLTSKDDGAMATLDGQVGVAMTQGDTVEIKASEYLTRLIRFPESSYYEVLREKLKWGDG, encoded by the coding sequence ATGAAGAGCAAAAGCATCGGCATCCTGACGAAACCCAAGTTTCCGGAAGTAAAGAGCACCGTACAAGCCGTCGTTACTTGGTTGCGATCGCGCAGCATCGACGTGTTGTTGGATACGACGGCCACGGCCCTCCTCGAAGAACCTGGTGGATATCAGAAGACGCAGTTGGCCGGCAAAGCCGATGTCTTGCTCGTTCTGGGCGGAGACGGCACGATGCTGAATGCGGCGCGCCTGGCCGGTGAGCGGGGTATTCCCATTCTAGGCGTGAACATGGGCGGTCTTGGATTTTTGACGGAGGTCATGCTCGAGAATCTGTATCCGTCATTGGAGCGGGTATTCGCCAACGACTACGTCCTGGATGAGCGATTGATGTTGAAAACCCATGTGCATCGGCATGGAGAAACCGTAGCACGCGGGGTGGTGTTGAACGATGTAGTGATCAGCAAGGGAACCCTCGCCCGCATGATTGAACTGCGTATCGCTATTCAAGGGCAGTTCGTGACCAATCTACGTGGAGATGGGTTGATCGTCAGCACCCCGACCGGTTCCACGGCCTATTCTCTGTCGGCGGGAGGCCCCATCATCAATCCGGCGGTGCAGGCGCTGATCCTGACGCCCATCTGCCCACACACCTTGACGCATCGTCCATTGATCGTTCCCGCCGATGCCCAAATCGAAGTGGTGCTGACGAGCAAAGACGATGGTGCGATGGCGACGCTCGATGGGCAAGTGGGAGTCGCGATGACCCAAGGGGACACGGTTGAAATCAAGGCGTCGGAGTACCTGACCAGATTGATCCGCTTTCCCGAAAGCAGTTACTACGAAGTGCTGCGGGAAAAACTGAAATGGGGGGACGGGTAA
- a CDS encoding FAD-dependent oxidoreductase, with protein MMSATGSGTNRHVVIVVGAGPAGMALAKNMADAGHEVIILNRDIKFGGLAEYGIFPSKLKLRGGLKKQYWEMLEQPNVRYLGNVSVGQGKDLSVEDLRGLGASAIAFSIGAQGTKAIGVEGDSAKGVFHAKDVVYHFNRLPGFGDRPFDMGKHVAVIGVGDVMVDIAHWLIRYKKVERVTAIARRGPVERKYNPKEIRAVCANMDMEGIAKEFARIKDRLAAVGQNADEVLASMTAEFTKCEATGSPSKMGFRFLASPKRVLVDADNRVRALEMEENKLEPKGDDTAAVGLKQLYEFPVDSVVFAVGDKVDETVGLPYKNGVFVTNPNKTGNDPDDAFFQAYDEKTGQIVDGVFLAGWARKASEGLVGIAKRDGDWCAEIISRYLAGKAPMSDSAIDAVIGRLHTILRERKSQPVDLEGLKILEAAEKANAASPDAIGEFKFSSNAEMLAHIERGRG; from the coding sequence ATGATGAGCGCAACGGGTTCCGGAACAAATCGACATGTCGTCATCGTGGTCGGGGCAGGCCCCGCGGGAATGGCATTGGCGAAGAACATGGCCGACGCCGGCCATGAAGTCATCATTCTCAATCGCGATATCAAATTCGGCGGGTTGGCCGAGTATGGCATTTTCCCCAGCAAGCTCAAACTCCGCGGCGGCTTGAAGAAGCAATATTGGGAAATGCTCGAGCAACCCAACGTGCGGTATCTCGGCAATGTCTCGGTCGGGCAGGGGAAAGACCTGTCGGTGGAAGACCTGCGCGGGCTCGGGGCGAGCGCCATCGCCTTCTCGATCGGGGCGCAGGGCACAAAAGCCATCGGCGTCGAGGGAGATTCCGCGAAAGGCGTGTTCCACGCGAAGGATGTAGTGTACCACTTTAACCGACTGCCGGGTTTTGGCGACCGTCCGTTCGACATGGGCAAACATGTGGCGGTCATCGGTGTCGGCGACGTCATGGTCGATATCGCGCATTGGCTGATCCGGTACAAGAAGGTCGAACGCGTCACGGCCATCGCCCGTCGTGGACCGGTGGAGCGAAAATACAACCCGAAGGAAATCCGTGCCGTCTGTGCCAACATGGACATGGAAGGCATCGCGAAGGAGTTTGCCCGGATCAAGGATCGTCTGGCCGCAGTGGGACAAAATGCGGATGAAGTCTTGGCCTCGATGACCGCCGAGTTTACGAAGTGTGAGGCGACGGGGAGCCCTTCCAAAATGGGGTTCCGATTTCTGGCCTCCCCGAAGCGGGTCTTGGTCGACGCCGATAATCGAGTGCGCGCCTTGGAAATGGAAGAAAACAAGCTGGAGCCGAAAGGTGATGATACGGCGGCGGTTGGGTTGAAGCAGTTGTATGAGTTCCCCGTCGATAGCGTCGTGTTTGCCGTGGGCGACAAGGTCGATGAAACGGTCGGCCTTCCCTATAAGAACGGGGTCTTCGTGACGAATCCGAACAAGACCGGCAATGACCCCGATGATGCATTCTTCCAAGCCTATGACGAAAAAACCGGGCAGATCGTCGACGGCGTCTTCCTGGCCGGCTGGGCACGGAAGGCAAGCGAAGGGTTGGTGGGCATTGCCAAACGGGATGGAGATTGGTGCGCGGAGATCATCAGCCGTTATCTCGCCGGCAAAGCTCCGATGTCCGACTCTGCCATCGATGCCGTCATCGGCAGGTTGCACACGATTTTGAGAGAGCGAAAAAGTCAGCCGGTGGATCTGGAAGGGCTCAAGATTCTGGAGGCGGCAGAGAAGGCCAATGCCGCATCGCCTGATGCCATCGGGGAGTTCAAATTCTCGTCGAACGCCGAAATGCTGGCCCATATCGAGCGGGGGCGCGGATAA
- a CDS encoding class II fumarate hydratase, whose protein sequence is MHTRMERDTMGELPVPANAYYGVQTARAIENFPISPLRIPRSMIRAMGLIKRAAASVNHSLKLLDKKPAEAIIRAAAEVVEGTLDAEFPVDIFQTGSGTSTNMNTNEVISNRATELLGGARGSKLVHPNDHVNLGQSSNDVIPTAIHVAASETMQKELLPALARLHKALKAKAREFDKVVKIGRTHLQDATPVRLGQEFSGYARQIELGVERVKRAQEALSEVALGGTAVGTGLNCHPKFAGKVMAIISKETGCRFREAVNHFEGQSAQDSLVEASGALRTVAVSLMKIANDIRWLGSGPRCGLGEINLPETQPGSSIMPGKVNPVIAESVTMVCAQVIGNDVTITVGGQAANFELIVMLPVMAYNLLQSIELLATASTNFAAKCIEGIKANEERCRSLIEQSLAMCTALAPVIGYEAAAKLAKDAYKTGKTVREVAREQNVLPEKRLSQLLDPWRMTEAGGPVGSAGG, encoded by the coding sequence ATGCACACTCGCATGGAACGCGACACGATGGGGGAGTTGCCGGTTCCAGCTAACGCCTACTATGGAGTGCAGACGGCTCGCGCCATTGAAAATTTCCCTATCAGTCCGCTCCGCATCCCACGGTCTATGATCCGAGCCATGGGCTTGATCAAGCGCGCCGCGGCGTCGGTCAACCATTCGCTCAAACTTCTCGACAAAAAGCCGGCGGAGGCCATCATCCGTGCCGCGGCCGAAGTGGTGGAGGGGACGTTGGACGCCGAGTTTCCTGTGGATATTTTTCAAACCGGCTCCGGCACCTCCACGAACATGAACACCAACGAGGTCATTTCCAACCGTGCGACGGAGCTTCTGGGTGGGGCGAGGGGGAGCAAGTTGGTTCACCCTAACGACCACGTCAATCTGGGACAATCCAGCAACGACGTCATTCCCACGGCAATCCACGTTGCAGCTTCCGAAACCATGCAGAAGGAACTGTTGCCGGCTTTGGCGCGGCTCCACAAGGCGCTCAAGGCGAAAGCGCGCGAGTTCGACAAGGTGGTGAAAATCGGCCGCACCCACTTGCAGGATGCGACCCCGGTTCGTTTGGGACAGGAGTTCAGTGGCTACGCCCGACAGATTGAGTTGGGCGTCGAGCGGGTGAAGCGGGCGCAGGAAGCTCTTAGCGAGGTGGCGCTCGGCGGAACGGCCGTCGGCACCGGGCTCAATTGCCATCCGAAATTCGCCGGCAAGGTCATGGCCATCATCTCGAAGGAAACCGGCTGCCGTTTCCGGGAAGCGGTCAACCATTTCGAGGGACAGTCTGCGCAAGATTCCCTGGTCGAGGCCAGCGGAGCCCTGCGCACCGTCGCCGTAAGTCTGATGAAGATTGCGAACGACATCCGCTGGCTGGGTTCAGGCCCACGGTGCGGGCTCGGCGAGATCAACCTGCCGGAAACGCAGCCGGGATCGTCCATTATGCCCGGGAAGGTCAACCCGGTCATCGCGGAATCTGTCACCATGGTCTGCGCCCAAGTGATCGGCAACGATGTCACGATCACGGTCGGCGGCCAGGCGGCGAATTTCGAATTGATCGTGATGCTGCCGGTCATGGCTTACAACCTCCTGCAATCGATCGAGCTGCTCGCGACCGCGTCGACCAACTTTGCCGCCAAATGTATCGAAGGAATCAAGGCGAACGAGGAGCGCTGTCGGAGTTTGATCGAACAGAGCCTCGCCATGTGTACCGCCCTCGCCCCTGTCATTGGATATGAGGCCGCGGCGAAATTGGCCAAGGATGCCTATAAGACCGGGAAGACCGTCCGGGAAGTCGCGCGCGAACAGAACGTGCTGCCGGAGAAGCGACTTAGTCAGCTGCTGGATCCTTGGCGGATGACCGAAGCGGGCGGACCTGTGGGCAGCGCCGGAGGCTGA
- a CDS encoding Hsp20/alpha crystallin family protein, giving the protein MAIVKWDPFRELEEMSDRLNRMIARPTAAGGGVGKEVMTVADWTPTVDISETESEYAIKAELPEVKKEDVKVTVEDGVLTIQGERKQEKEEKGKKYHRIERSYGRFVRSFTLPDTVDEAKVRAEYADGVLHLHLPKSEKAKPKQIDVKIA; this is encoded by the coding sequence ATGGCTATCGTGAAATGGGATCCGTTCCGGGAACTGGAAGAGATGTCCGATCGGCTCAATCGTATGATTGCCCGTCCCACGGCCGCCGGAGGTGGCGTAGGCAAGGAAGTCATGACGGTGGCCGATTGGACGCCGACGGTCGATATCAGTGAAACCGAATCCGAATACGCCATCAAGGCCGAGCTTCCCGAGGTCAAGAAGGAAGACGTCAAGGTGACCGTCGAGGACGGGGTGCTGACGATTCAGGGCGAGCGGAAGCAGGAGAAGGAAGAGAAGGGCAAGAAGTATCATCGGATCGAACGGTCGTACGGCCGCTTCGTACGGAGTTTCACCCTTCCCGACACCGTCGATGAAGCCAAGGTGCGGGCGGAGTATGCAGACGGTGTGTTGCATCTCCACCTTCCAAAGTCGGAGAAAGCCAAGCCGAAACAGATCGACGTGAAGATCGCATAA
- a CDS encoding citrate synthase, whose translation MPHDFMPGLAGVPAAKSAISDVDGARGVLEYRGIRVEELCQQSSFLETSYLLLFGRLPTKAELARWVEDVTHHRRIKFRIVDLLKCLPEHGHPMDALQAAVAALGMFYPGRNVKDVENNYWSAVRLIAKLPTIVAAWSRLRRGDEYIPPRDDLPFADNFLYMLTETVPHPLWSEVFDDCLILHAEHTMNASTFAGMVTASTLADPYTVVASSIGALKGPLHGGANEEVVMMLREIGSAAQAKAAVESRLEGKQKLMGFGHRVYKVKDPRATVLQELCIRLFNVCGTSPLYEVAIAVEQVAAERLQGKGIHPNVDFYSGIIYDKMGIAVDLFTPLFAMARVSGWLAHWLEQLRENKLYRPDQIYSGEHNRPYVPIERR comes from the coding sequence ATGCCGCATGATTTCATGCCGGGCCTTGCCGGAGTTCCCGCCGCAAAATCGGCCATCAGCGATGTCGACGGCGCACGCGGGGTGCTCGAATATCGAGGAATCCGTGTCGAGGAACTCTGCCAACAATCCTCGTTTCTCGAAACCAGCTACCTGCTGCTGTTCGGTCGACTGCCCACCAAGGCCGAACTGGCCCGGTGGGTGGAGGATGTGACCCATCACCGGCGGATCAAGTTCCGCATTGTAGACCTTCTGAAATGCCTGCCAGAACATGGCCACCCCATGGATGCTCTCCAGGCTGCCGTGGCGGCACTGGGCATGTTCTATCCGGGGCGCAACGTCAAGGATGTCGAGAATAACTACTGGTCGGCGGTGCGCCTCATCGCCAAACTGCCGACCATCGTCGCGGCCTGGTCTCGGCTCCGGCGCGGGGACGAATACATCCCCCCCCGCGATGATCTCCCCTTCGCAGACAACTTCCTGTACATGTTGACCGAAACCGTGCCGCATCCCCTCTGGAGCGAAGTCTTCGACGATTGTCTGATTCTCCATGCCGAACACACCATGAACGCCTCGACCTTCGCCGGCATGGTGACGGCTTCAACCCTCGCCGACCCCTATACCGTCGTGGCTTCATCGATCGGTGCCTTGAAGGGGCCGTTGCACGGCGGCGCGAACGAAGAAGTCGTCATGATGCTCCGCGAGATCGGCAGCGCCGCTCAGGCCAAGGCGGCGGTGGAATCACGACTCGAGGGAAAACAAAAATTGATGGGATTCGGCCACCGCGTCTACAAGGTCAAGGATCCCCGCGCGACAGTGCTCCAGGAACTCTGTATCCGGCTCTTCAATGTCTGCGGAACCTCGCCGCTGTATGAGGTAGCGATCGCAGTCGAACAGGTGGCCGCGGAACGGTTGCAGGGGAAAGGGATCCACCCGAACGTCGACTTCTACTCCGGCATCATTTACGACAAGATGGGTATCGCGGTGGATTTGTTTACTCCACTCTTCGCGATGGCAAGAGTGAGCGGGTGGCTGGCGCACTGGCTGGAACAACTACGGGAAAATAAGCTGTATCGCCCGGACCAAATTTATTCGGGAGAACACAACCGACCCTATGTGCCGATCGAACGTCGCTGA